GTGACTGGTATCGACAAGCAACTCGTCGGCGAAGTGTCGGCGAACATCCGCAAGTTGCGCAAGCCCGACCCGTACAAGGCAAAGGGCGTTCGCTACGAAGGCGAGCACATCCGCCGCAAGGTCGGAAAGGCTGGTAAGTGAGCCATGGCTAAAGCAAAGATCACGAAGCGTTCCAGCAGCAAGCAGGCGGCCCGCAAGCGCCGTCACGCTCGCCTACGCAAGCGCATCTCCGGTACCTCGACGTGCCCGCGTCTGGTGGTGTCCCGCTCGGCGAAGCACGTTTTCGTGCAGGTCGTCGACGATGGCATCGGTCAGACCCTCGCATCTGCCTCCACGATGGAAGCAGACCTGCGCGGCTCTGAGGGTGACAAGACAGCAAAGGCCAAGCAGGTGGGCCAGCTTGTCGCTGCCCGCGCGAAGGATGCCGGTGTGCAAGCCGTTGTCTTCGACCGCGGTGGTAACAAGTACGCCGGCCGAGTCGCGGCGATCGCCGATGGCGCCCGCGAGGGCGGTCTGAAGCTATGACCGCGTTCATCTGCACGGCTTCAAACACGAAGGTGAGGAACCACTGATGGCTGGACCCCAGCGTCGAGGTGCCGGTGGCCCCCCCCAGGGCGCCGCATCCGGTGGCAATGCCGCCAACTCCGCCGGTGGCAACGCCGGCAATGACCGTGGCGGCCGCGCAGGTGGCGGCGGCCGTGGTGGTAACGACCGTGGTGGCCGTGGTGGCCGTGGCGGGGATGAACGCAACCAGTACCTGGAGCGCGTTATCACCATCAACCGGGTATCCAAGGTCGTCCAGGGTGGTCGTCGGTTCAGTTTCACCGCGCTCGTCGTGGTCGGAGATGGACAGGGCACCGTCGGAGTCGGCTATGGCAAGGCCAAAGAGGTCCCGTCCGCGATTGCCAAGGGTGTTGAGGAAGCGAAGAAGAACTTCTTCCGCGTCCCGATGATCGGCGACACCATCCCGCACCCGTTCCAGGGTGAGGCTGCAGCAGGTGTTGTCCTGTTGAAGCCGGCATCGCCTGGTACCGGTGTCATCGCCGGTGGCCCGGTGCGCGCCGTGCTGGAGTGCGCGGGCATCCACGACGTGTTGTCCAAGTCGCTCGGCTCGGACAACGCGATCAACATCGTGCACGCCACCGTGGCTGCGCTGAAGGGCCTGGAACGGCCCGAGGCCGTCGCGGCTCGTCGCGGCATGCCGCTGGACCACGTTGCTCCTCCCCGGATGCAGCGTGCGATGGCAGAGGCGGCTGCAGCAGCGAAGGCAGGTGCCTGATGGCGTCGCTGAAAGTGACCCAGATCCGTTCCGACATCGGTGGCAAACCCAAGCACCGCGAGACCCTTCGTTCACTGGGTCTGCATCGGATCGGTGAGACCGTCGTCAAGGAGGATCGTCCCGAGTTCCGTGGGATGGTTCGATCGGTCGCCCACCTGGTGACCGTCGAGGAGACTGACTGATGAGTGAGAGCAAGAGCACGACAGGCACCGTGGCCCCGTCGGCTGCGCGTGAGCACGCCCTGAAGGTCCACCACCTGCGTCCCGCGCCGGGAGCCAAGACGGCCAAGACTCGTGTCGGTCGTGGTGAGGGTTCGAAGGGTAAGACCGCCGGACGTGGCACCAAGGGCACCAGTGCCCGTTATCAGGTGCCCGCCACATTCGAGGGTGGCCAGACGCCGTTGCACATGCGACTGCCGAAGCTGCGTGGTTTCAAGAACCCCGCGAAGGTCACCTTCCAGGTCGTCAACCTGGACAAGATCACCGCGTTGTTCCCTGAGGGCGGCTCCATCGGTACGCAGGAGCTCGTGGCCAAGGGCGCGGTTCGCAAGGGCGCCCCGGTCAAGGTGCTGGGTACCGGCGAGATCGGTGTGACGGTGCAGTTGACCGTCGCGGCCTTCTCCCAGTCGGCCAAGGAAAAGATCGAGGCAGCGGGCGGATCGATTTCCGCATCCTGACCCACACGTCTCGACAGTGACGTGACCACCGTGCGCCCCGGGCCTGCGGGACACTCATCAGAGGGTCTCGCACCCGGGGCGCACGTATGCCGGGTATTGTCACCCCGGTGACCGGGACGGATCCCGTTCCGTCGTCGTCTGTATCCGCCGAGTGCCACGGCAGTCCGGCTGCTCGCAGAACGTAGGTCCGACCCGCCGGGTCGACCGTTGTAGGAGGACCCTGTTGCTCACCGCCCTGGCCCGCGCGTTCAAGACGCCGGAACTGCGAAAGAAGATCCTGTTCACCCTCATGGTGATGGCGATCTTCCGTCTGGGATCGCATATCCCGACACCCGGCATCAGCCTGCCGTTGATCCAGGCATGTCAGAAGGGTGCGACGTCCAATCAGAGCTTCCTCGGGTTGGCGAACCTCTTCTCAGGTGGTGCGCTGCTGCAGTTGTCG
This portion of the Dermatophilaceae bacterium Sec6.4 genome encodes:
- the rplO gene encoding 50S ribosomal protein L15, which gives rise to MSESKSTTGTVAPSAAREHALKVHHLRPAPGAKTAKTRVGRGEGSKGKTAGRGTKGTSARYQVPATFEGGQTPLHMRLPKLRGFKNPAKVTFQVVNLDKITALFPEGGSIGTQELVAKGAVRKGAPVKVLGTGEIGVTVQLTVAAFSQSAKEKIEAAGGSISAS
- the rplR gene encoding 50S ribosomal protein L18 → MAKAKITKRSSSKQAARKRRHARLRKRISGTSTCPRLVVSRSAKHVFVQVVDDGIGQTLASASTMEADLRGSEGDKTAKAKQVGQLVAARAKDAGVQAVVFDRGGNKYAGRVAAIADGAREGGLKL
- the rpsE gene encoding 30S ribosomal protein S5 — encoded protein: MAGPQRRGAGGPPQGAASGGNAANSAGGNAGNDRGGRAGGGGRGGNDRGGRGGRGGDERNQYLERVITINRVSKVVQGGRRFSFTALVVVGDGQGTVGVGYGKAKEVPSAIAKGVEEAKKNFFRVPMIGDTIPHPFQGEAAAGVVLLKPASPGTGVIAGGPVRAVLECAGIHDVLSKSLGSDNAINIVHATVAALKGLERPEAVAARRGMPLDHVAPPRMQRAMAEAAAAAKAGA
- the rpmD gene encoding 50S ribosomal protein L30, coding for MASLKVTQIRSDIGGKPKHRETLRSLGLHRIGETVVKEDRPEFRGMVRSVAHLVTVEETD